In the Candidatus Limnocylindrales bacterium genome, one interval contains:
- a CDS encoding sigma-54 dependent transcriptional regulator → MDETFSILVVDDERSMRDFLAIMLKKEGYQVTVVEDGNQAIKAIQKDIFDLVITDIKMPGVDGLQVLQTIKELSPETLVIMITAFSSTQDAVKAMKQGALDYISKPFEVEEIKLIVRNALERKRLSEENRYLKRELESKHTSAAIIGESPALQRVLKMIEKVSYNRSTVLILGESGTGKELVARAIHQNSPRRNKPFVTVNCGAIPEHLLESELFGHMKGAFTGAIANKQGLFELADGGTFFLDEIGETTPTIQVKLLRVLQDRQFKRVGGTVDIKVDVRIIAASNKDLEKMVQEGTFREDLFYRLNVIPIYIEPLRNRKEDIPLLVNHFLRKYGEELGKTFSGITDEAMKVLMDYDWPGNIRELENAIERAVALESGSVISVNSLPDSVRGLSTRIKPFIPDIPPEGVDLENIVNEVEKGLLMKALQKSGWVKKQAAKMLHLSFRSLRYRLDKFDIDKPEKPF, encoded by the coding sequence ATGGATGAGACCTTTTCAATTCTAGTCGTAGATGATGAGCGGAGCATGAGGGATTTCCTGGCCATCATGCTAAAAAAAGAGGGTTACCAGGTGACGGTGGTGGAAGATGGAAATCAGGCCATCAAAGCCATTCAAAAAGACATTTTCGATCTCGTCATTACCGATATTAAAATGCCCGGGGTAGATGGACTCCAGGTCCTACAAACCATTAAAGAGTTATCTCCTGAAACCCTGGTCATTATGATTACGGCTTTCTCTTCAACCCAAGACGCGGTTAAAGCTATGAAACAGGGGGCCCTTGATTATATCTCCAAACCTTTCGAGGTGGAAGAAATCAAGCTCATCGTTCGAAATGCTTTGGAACGCAAAAGGTTATCTGAAGAAAACAGGTACCTTAAACGAGAACTGGAGTCCAAGCATACCTCGGCAGCTATCATTGGTGAAAGCCCGGCCCTTCAGCGGGTTCTAAAAATGATTGAGAAGGTCAGCTATAATCGAAGTACTGTACTGATCCTGGGAGAGAGTGGGACCGGAAAGGAACTCGTAGCTAGAGCCATTCATCAGAACAGTCCCCGACGAAACAAGCCTTTTGTTACGGTAAATTGTGGAGCCATTCCAGAACACCTTCTAGAAAGCGAGCTTTTTGGACATATGAAAGGTGCCTTTACAGGAGCCATTGCAAACAAGCAAGGGTTATTTGAACTGGCAGATGGAGGAACCTTCTTCCTGGATGAAATTGGAGAGACAACCCCAACCATCCAGGTAAAGCTCTTGAGGGTTCTGCAAGATAGACAATTTAAGCGGGTCGGGGGAACCGTAGATATTAAAGTAGATGTCCGAATTATCGCTGCATCCAATAAAGATCTGGAAAAAATGGTTCAGGAGGGCACGTTCCGGGAGGATCTTTTCTACCGACTCAACGTAATCCCCATCTATATTGAACCCCTCAGAAACAGAAAGGAAGACATTCCCTTGTTGGTTAATCATTTTCTGAGAAAGTATGGTGAGGAACTGGGTAAAACCTTTTCAGGCATAACCGATGAGGCTATGAAGGTGCTCATGGATTACGACTGGCCCGGTAATATCCGAGAATTAGAAAATGCCATTGAACGTGCCGTTGCTTTGGAATCCGGTTCTGTCATCTCGGTAAATAGTCTACCGGATAGTGTACGGGGATTATCCACCCGGATTAAACCTTTCATTCCGGATATCCCCCCGGAAGGGGTCGATCTGGAAAATATTGTAAATGAAGTCGAAAAGGGCCTTTTAATGAAGGCTCTGCAAAAATCCGGTTGGGTGAAAAAACAGGCTGCTAAAATGCTCCACTTAAGCTTTAGATCCCTTCGGTACCGATTAGATAAGTTCGATATCGATAAGCCTGAGAAACCTTTTTAA
- a CDS encoding ATP-binding protein produces MSRNIDDSKNETGFNKIKWLIFLRIVVITLTLGSALLFQLQNANPAALDPLYNFIIFAYLFAVFSIILLKIIRNFYILAYFQIISDLLFETGFVYVTGGIKSFFSFTYIFSIIAASIILFRKGAFVMASLSSLLYGTLATLQYYEIIPIYGPPGFPFTTLNISSFYYNIFLNVCAFYLVAFLSSYLAESLKITHEQLQETSSDLNELQVFHKNILQSMSSGLLTTNLVGKITSYNRAAEEITGYKFEEAYGADLDQILPGVCVKEIFDMMEKTNQSSYRFQKMVKSKDGTTMYLGMTASILKNIRRNEVTGLTIIFQDLTELREMEEQVRRSDRLAALGELAAGIAHEIRNPLASIKGSVQMLKADLKLEEESRTLMDIIIRESTRLNNIITDFLVYARPTPLTLNKFDIIREIIDPTLVLLKNSPECSDLIHIEKIYPQEPLWVVCDRQQMRQVLWNLCLNAVQAMPRGGILLISVKKIEGNLDGKDISPSKKLAPPEIKNSRRSWCTITIQDTGYGIKSEDLEKIFVPFFTTKENGTGLGLAIVHNIIENHQGIIKVKSKINEGTIFEVSLPCSE; encoded by the coding sequence ATGAGCCGGAATATAGATGACTCTAAAAATGAAACAGGATTTAATAAAATAAAATGGCTGATTTTTCTTCGAATCGTGGTCATTACGTTAACTTTGGGTTCTGCCCTGCTGTTTCAACTTCAAAATGCAAACCCGGCTGCACTGGATCCTCTCTATAACTTCATTATCTTTGCTTACCTCTTCGCAGTTTTTTCAATTATTCTTCTAAAAATCATTCGAAATTTTTACATTCTGGCCTACTTTCAAATTATCAGTGATTTACTTTTTGAAACCGGATTTGTTTATGTAACCGGTGGAATTAAAAGTTTTTTCTCTTTTACCTATATTTTTTCGATTATCGCCGCCAGCATTATCTTGTTCCGTAAAGGCGCCTTTGTGATGGCTTCCCTGAGTAGTTTATTGTACGGGACTTTAGCGACCCTCCAGTATTATGAAATTATCCCTATCTATGGACCTCCAGGATTCCCCTTTACAACCTTAAATATCAGTTCCTTCTACTATAATATCTTTCTCAATGTCTGTGCTTTTTATCTCGTAGCTTTCCTGAGTAGTTACCTGGCCGAATCCCTAAAAATAACCCATGAACAACTGCAAGAAACTTCCAGTGACCTCAACGAACTTCAAGTATTCCACAAAAATATCCTGCAGAGTATGAGTAGTGGTCTCTTAACAACCAATCTTGTAGGGAAAATTACCTCCTACAATCGAGCTGCCGAGGAAATAACCGGATATAAATTTGAAGAGGCCTATGGGGCCGATCTGGATCAGATATTGCCCGGAGTCTGTGTTAAAGAAATCTTTGACATGATGGAAAAAACGAACCAATCCTCGTACCGCTTTCAAAAAATGGTTAAGTCTAAGGACGGCACTACTATGTATCTGGGGATGACGGCCTCTATTCTTAAAAATATTCGGCGGAATGAAGTAACAGGGTTAACCATTATCTTTCAGGATCTTACAGAACTCCGAGAAATGGAAGAGCAGGTTAGGCGGTCCGATCGTCTGGCTGCATTAGGAGAGTTAGCCGCAGGAATAGCCCACGAAATAAGAAATCCCCTGGCTTCTATTAAGGGATCCGTTCAGATGCTAAAAGCCGATCTTAAGCTGGAAGAAGAAAGCCGAACCCTCATGGATATTATTATTCGTGAGTCCACCCGCCTCAACAATATCATTACCGATTTTTTGGTGTATGCCCGTCCGACTCCTTTAACCCTTAATAAATTTGACATCATCCGCGAGATCATTGATCCTACACTCGTTCTCCTCAAAAATAGCCCGGAATGCTCAGATCTCATTCATATCGAGAAAATCTATCCCCAGGAACCCCTCTGGGTCGTATGTGATCGACAACAAATGCGTCAGGTTTTATGGAATTTGTGCCTCAACGCTGTTCAAGCCATGCCAAGAGGAGGAATTCTCCTGATCTCTGTAAAGAAAATCGAAGGAAACCTGGATGGAAAAGATATCTCTCCATCTAAAAAATTAGCTCCTCCTGAAATTAAAAATAGCCGACGCTCCTGGTGTACAATTACCATTCAGGATACCGGTTATGGAATAAAGTCGGAAGACTTAGAAAAGATCTTTGTTCCGTTTTTTACCACTAAGGAAAACGGAACAGGGCTGGGATTGGCTATCGTACATAACATTATCGAGAATCATCAGGGGATTATTAAAGTAAAAAGTAAAATTAACGAGGGTACAATTTTTGAAGTAAGTTTACCTTGTTCTGAATAA
- a CDS encoding type II secretion system F family protein: MPEFTYKIKIAGRKIKKTIEAPNKEAAIRLIKNKTGADVNSVKPKSKPIEIPFLSSMMKPKIKTKDVVIFTRQFATMIDAGLPLVQCLEILGNQQENPTFAEVIKKLRVDVEEGSTFADALRKHPKVFDNLFTNLVEAGEAGGILDTILNRLAGYLEKAQALRAKIKSAMIYPITVITVAIVVVVFLLIFVIPTFASLFTGLGAPLPGPTLFVMALSQFLVRFGPFLAVGLVVAGYLFKKYYATENGRRTVDAFILKLPIFGDLVTKASVARFTRTLGTLISSGVPILDGLEITARTAGNAIIELAVMETRNSIKEGKTIAEPLELTEVFPPMVVQMVSVGEQSGALDSMLAKIADFYEEEVDRAVENLTSLLEPLMIVFLGITVGGIVISMYLPIFSLIKHIG; the protein is encoded by the coding sequence ATGCCGGAATTTACATATAAAATTAAAATAGCGGGTAGGAAGATTAAAAAAACCATTGAAGCTCCCAACAAGGAAGCTGCCATCCGGCTTATAAAAAATAAAACAGGGGCAGATGTCAACTCGGTTAAACCTAAATCGAAGCCTATCGAAATTCCTTTCCTGTCGTCGATGATGAAGCCTAAAATTAAGACGAAGGACGTGGTTATTTTTACCCGGCAGTTTGCAACCATGATCGACGCAGGGCTCCCTCTGGTCCAATGTCTGGAAATTTTAGGGAATCAGCAAGAAAATCCAACCTTCGCCGAAGTTATTAAAAAACTCCGTGTGGATGTGGAAGAAGGCTCTACCTTTGCAGATGCCTTACGAAAACACCCGAAGGTTTTTGATAACTTGTTTACCAACCTTGTAGAAGCTGGAGAAGCCGGTGGTATTCTGGATACCATCCTGAACCGATTAGCCGGATACCTGGAAAAAGCCCAGGCTTTAAGGGCCAAAATCAAATCGGCCATGATTTATCCCATTACCGTGATCACCGTAGCCATTGTCGTCGTGGTGTTCTTGCTTATCTTTGTGATTCCTACCTTTGCTTCGCTGTTTACAGGATTAGGAGCTCCCTTACCGGGTCCCACTCTGTTTGTGATGGCCTTAAGTCAATTTTTAGTCAGATTCGGACCTTTCCTGGCGGTTGGTCTGGTTGTGGCCGGCTACCTCTTCAAAAAATACTATGCGACCGAAAATGGTCGCCGCACGGTCGATGCGTTTATTTTGAAACTCCCCATATTTGGAGACCTGGTTACCAAGGCTTCCGTTGCCCGATTTACCAGAACTCTGGGTACCCTGATTAGCAGTGGGGTGCCTATACTGGATGGATTGGAGATCACAGCCCGTACCGCAGGTAACGCCATTATCGAGCTGGCCGTAATGGAAACAAGAAACAGTATTAAAGAGGGAAAAACTATTGCAGAACCCCTGGAACTGACCGAGGTTTTTCCACCTATGGTCGTTCAAATGGTCAGTGTGGGCGAACAGAGCGGGGCTTTAGACAGCATGTTGGCTAAAATCGCCGACTTCTATGAGGAGGAAGTAGATCGCGCCGTAGAAAATTTAACCTCCTTGTTGGAACCTTTGATGATTGTTTTCCTGGGAATTACCGTGGGAGGGATCGTTATCTCTATGTACCTGCCTATCTTTAGTCTGATTAAGCATATCGGATAA